The proteins below are encoded in one region of Candidatus Saccharimonadales bacterium:
- a CDS encoding helix-turn-helix domain-containing protein, whose amino-acid sequence MNQPQSTTNICPTSLRLLGDYWTLRIISALSKGELRYCELQRTTGHINPVTLTAKLRKLEAARLIERREFSRTDVLYRLTSQGRAALPVLVAVDEFSRTVDRQFIAATDTEAVN is encoded by the coding sequence ATGAATCAGCCTCAGTCCACTACCAACATCTGTCCTACCAGCCTTCGGTTGCTAGGTGACTACTGGACTCTCCGCATAATCTCCGCCCTCTCTAAGGGTGAGCTACGCTACTGTGAGCTACAGCGCACAACGGGACACATCAATCCGGTTACACTTACCGCCAAGCTACGCAAGCTAGAAGCTGCTCGGCTGATAGAGCGGCGGGAGTTCTCGCGAACCGATGTTCTCTACCGCCTCACTAGTCAAGGTCGAGCGGCATTGCCAGTACTGGTTGCCGTGGACGAGTTCTCTCGCACAGTCGACAGACAATTCATAGCAGCTACTGACACCGAAGCAGTTAACTGA
- a CDS encoding phosphatase PAP2 family protein codes for MKSILLQLATDINKRSTWIHLAIALVIFTVLAIGFAQLLEEVHEGDTMYLDKIVLQQIGQSITDSWNRFYSIATRFGGTPFITLATIVLLYVLLWQRWYYRAVFMVVNVVGAGVATTAIKLLVGRERPSLWERIVEETSYSFPSGHAVGSMALAISLVVICWPTRWRWSVVIFSTLYVLIIGYSRLYLGVHYPTDVIGGWLLALAWAMTSGSLLYGYGRRRRYG; via the coding sequence GTGAAATCTATACTGCTTCAACTAGCGACTGATATCAATAAACGCTCTACTTGGATACACCTTGCTATAGCTCTAGTTATATTTACTGTGCTGGCGATCGGATTTGCCCAGCTGCTGGAAGAGGTGCATGAGGGTGATACTATGTACCTAGATAAAATCGTGCTGCAGCAGATAGGGCAGAGCATTACGGACTCCTGGAATAGATTCTACTCAATTGCCACTAGATTTGGTGGCACTCCCTTCATCACCCTAGCGACTATTGTTCTACTCTACGTACTGTTGTGGCAGAGATGGTACTACAGAGCTGTCTTTATGGTAGTAAATGTAGTGGGAGCTGGAGTCGCTACTACGGCTATAAAACTATTAGTTGGTCGTGAACGACCTAGCTTGTGGGAACGGATTGTGGAGGAGACAAGCTATTCATTTCCAAGCGGTCACGCTGTCGGTAGTATGGCGCTAGCTATTAGCTTGGTCGTAATCTGCTGGCCTACTAGATGGCGCTGGTCGGTAGTGATTTTTAGTACGCTCTACGTGCTAATCATCGGCTATTCACGTCTCTATCTCGGGGTTCATTATCCAACGGATGTGATCGGTGGGTGGCTACTGGCCCTGGCTTGGGCCATGACTAGCGGTAGCCTGCTATACGGCTATGGACGGCGGAGGCGTTATGGGTAG
- a CDS encoding NAD(P)H-dependent oxidoreductase, which yields MITIKVIAGSTRPGRFNPQVAEWAQETASRFDDEVRIELVDLAEINLPLLDESVPASSGEYEHEHTKDWSKVIAEADGFIFVTPEYNHSISAALKNAIDYLYAEWSYKPATIISYGSAGGGTRAAEHLRGICAEIKIYDLREQLILANYWDRLDESGQYQFSEGEETALEAQLNSLIFWAKQMKTAREELAQIS from the coding sequence ATGATAACTATCAAAGTAATCGCTGGATCAACTCGACCCGGTAGGTTTAACCCTCAAGTAGCAGAATGGGCTCAGGAGACTGCCAGTAGGTTCGATGATGAGGTTCGAATTGAGCTAGTCGATCTGGCCGAAATTAACCTACCACTGCTAGACGAATCAGTACCGGCCTCCTCAGGAGAGTACGAGCATGAGCACACCAAGGACTGGTCTAAGGTAATAGCTGAAGCGGACGGCTTCATCTTCGTTACTCCCGAGTATAACCACTCTATCTCGGCCGCCCTGAAGAATGCCATCGACTACCTCTACGCCGAATGGAGCTATAAGCCCGCCACAATCATCAGCTACGGCTCGGCTGGCGGAGGTACCCGGGCCGCTGAACATCTGCGCGGAATCTGCGCAGAGATAAAAATCTACGATCTACGTGAGCAGTTGATATTGGCTAACTACTGGGATCGTTTGGATGAGTCGGGACAGTATCAGTTTAGCGAGGGCGAGGAGACTGCCCTGGAGGCTCAACTAAATAGTCTGATATTCTGGGCAAAGCAGATGAAGACTGCGCGTGAGGAGCTAGCTCAAATAAGCTAG
- a CDS encoding GNAT family N-acetyltransferase, producing the protein MSEFELVPITEVDVERTATDLHACLQEQETYRQLKRHLPGPLSYGESIEAAEQRLINNQEIAKEDSRFKPFVQLLGEHAIGIAVLDERLEAKRRRLMAGIYIGHITTTGPSTSSWIARPYQGRGYGRQSLEARIKIATVENGHDGLWTVVDTGNDVSRCNVMARGFVPLYTGGSWVGGQTFKDATVYQYLA; encoded by the coding sequence ATGTCCGAGTTTGAACTAGTACCGATTACTGAAGTAGATGTAGAGAGAACTGCTACCGATCTCCATGCCTGCCTGCAAGAGCAGGAGACCTATCGGCAATTAAAACGTCATCTACCTGGCCCGCTTAGCTATGGTGAGTCGATTGAAGCAGCTGAGCAGCGCTTGATTAACAATCAGGAAATAGCCAAAGAAGACAGCCGTTTTAAGCCATTCGTGCAGCTTCTAGGTGAGCACGCTATCGGCATAGCAGTCCTAGACGAGCGATTGGAAGCTAAGCGTCGCCGCTTAATGGCCGGTATCTATATCGGTCACATCACAACCACTGGCCCTAGCACATCTAGCTGGATAGCTAGACCTTATCAAGGTAGGGGTTATGGACGGCAATCGTTGGAAGCGAGAATTAAGATCGCGACCGTAGAGAATGGACATGACGGACTTTGGACAGTAGTAGATACTGGTAATGATGTCTCTAGATGTAACGTAATGGCGCGTGGTTTCGTACCACTCTATACGGGCGGGAGCTGGGTGGGCGGGCAGACTTTCAAGGATGCGACTGTCTATCAGTACCTTGCTTAA